From Gouania willdenowi chromosome 18, fGouWil2.1, whole genome shotgun sequence, one genomic window encodes:
- the nicol1 gene encoding NELL2-interacting cell ontogeny regulator 1: MAVVCRGSIQAAVALFVALQLICVCAADTDQDAGTVIPAESRPCVDCHAFEFMQRALQDLKKTAFNLDARTETLVLRAERKALCDCMPTNSLR, from the exons ATGGCTGTAGTGTGCCGTGGGTCCATCCAGGCTGCAGTGGCTCTGTTTGTGGCCCTGCagctcatctgtgtgtgtgcggcgGACACGGATCAGGACGCAGGGACCGTCATTCCGGCTGAAA gTCGTCCCTGTGTGGATTGTCATGCCTTTGAGTTCATGCAGAGGGCGCTGCAGGATTTAAAGAAGACTGCCTTCAACCTGGATGCCAGG ACGGAGACGCTGGTGCTGAGGGCCGAGAGGAAGGCGCTGTGTGACTGTATGCCGACCAATTCTCTGCGCTGA